A region from the Triticum aestivum cultivar Chinese Spring chromosome 3D, IWGSC CS RefSeq v2.1, whole genome shotgun sequence genome encodes:
- the LOC123080815 gene encoding probable splicing factor 3A subunit 1 encodes MGSPTVAPAPLLPAAVPDGGEADANGEHERLQQLQIVPSSAPAAAAPSKPPEPAPTVATHTRTIGIIHPPPDIRVIIEKTATFVAKNGPEFERRIVAHNQGNAKFNFLQPSDPYHAYYQHRVSEIADAPPAPDAAAAADPDALPSDDSAADGAPADHSAPFRVGPPAKVLVPPKAELYTVRLPEGITTEEVDIVKLTAQFVARNGKTFLASLASRESTNPQFNFLRPTHSMFPFFTALADIYSRVMRPDEGVATLMRELKEGTKDLTTVLERCLNRLEWDRSQEQAKQQAEDEVEMERMQMSMIDWHDFVVVETIEFDDDEFEGLPVPPTLEELKRRKRMETLGEEEPMELAEPAKDVEMEMDEEEMQLVEEGMKAARLDENDGGAQVKVASNDDEPPMRIVKNYKRPEERIPAERDPTKVVVSPITGELIPISEMEEHMRISLIDPKYKEQKERMLAKIKETTLAPDDEISRNIIGLARTRPDIFGTTEEEVSNAVKAEIEKKKDEQPKQVIWDGHSGSIGWTATQAMSVGGEEQGDASNAPGPAPLPRPGMLLPRPPQPLSLVNVPRFTPNPMPYHVQPPHHMQVVPPHMMSNMHQPLPPGQQHMIRMSGPMGHMPSNIPPPPPGHNTQFMPGPPRFAMPPPPHMQNMPTMVNPIGIPQPPPPLPPQPPAEEQPPLPEEPEPKRQRTDDASLIPAEQFLAQHPGPARISVSVPNLDEGNLRGQVLEISVQSLSDTVGSLKEQIAGELQLPANKQKLSVRTSFLKDNLSLAYYNVGPGVAINLALRERGGRKK; translated from the exons atgggaTCCCCAACGGTGGCCCCCGCGCCCCTCCTGCCCGCCGCAGTcccggacggcggcgaggcggacgcCAACGGCGAGCACGAGCGGCTGCAGCAGCTGCAGATCGTCCCCtcctccgcccccgccgccgccgccccctccaagCCGCCCGAGCCGGCGCCGACGGTGGCCACCCACACGCGCACCATCGGCATCATCCACCCGCCGCCCGACATCCGCGTCATCATCGAGAAGACGGCCACCTTCGTCGCCAAGAACGGGCCCGAGTTCGAGCGCCGCATCGTCGCCCACAACCAGGGCAACGCCAAGTTCAACTTCCTCCAGCCCTCCGACCCCTACCACGCGTACTACCAGCACCGCGTCTCCGAGATCGCCGACGCGCCGCccgcccccgacgccgccgccgccgccgaccccgacgccCTCCCCTCCGACGACTCCGCCGCCGACGGCGCCCCCGCCGACCACTCCGCGCCCTTCCGCGTCGGCCCGCCCGCCAAGGTGCTCGTGCCGCCCAAGGCCGAGCTCTACACCGTGCGCCTCCCCGAGGGCATCACCAccgaggaggtggacatcgtcaAGCTCACGGCGCAGTTCGTCGCCCGCAACGGCAAGACCTTCCTCGCCAGCCTCGCGTCCCGGGAGAGCACCAACCCGCAGTTCAACTTCCTCCGCCCCACCCACAGCATGTTCCCCTTCTTCACCGCGCTCGCCGACATCTACTCGAGGGTGATGAGGCCCGACGAGGGCGTGGCCACCCTGATGAGGGAGCTCAAGGAGGGGACCAAGGACCTCACCACGGTGCTGGAGCGCTGCCTCAACCGGCTCGAGTGGGACCGGTCGCAGGAGCAGGCCAAGCAGCAGGCGGAGGATGAGGTCGAGATGGAGAGGATGCAGATGTCCATGATTGATTGGCATGATTTCGTCGTTGTCGAGACTATTGAGTTTGATGATGATGAGTTCGAGGGCCTCCCTGTGCCGCCTACGCTGGAAGAGTTGAAGCGCCGGAAGAGGATGGAGACATTGGGAGAGGAGGAACCCATGGAGTTGGCTGAACCAGCCAAGGATGTTGAGATGGAGATGGATGAGGAGGAGATGCAACTTGTCGAGGAAGGAATGAAGGCAGCAAGGCTCGATGAGAATGATGGAGGAGCACAAGTTAAGGTGGCCAGTAATGATGATGAGCCGCCTATGAGAATTGTCAAAAACTATAAGAGGCCTGAGGAGAGGATCCCTGCGGAGAGGGACCCGACCAAGGTTGTTGTCTCACCAATAACCGGGGAGCTCATTCCGATCAGCGAGATGGAGGAACACATGCGCATCTCGCTCATTGACCCCAAGTACAAGGAACAGAAAGAAAGAATGCTGGCCAAGATTAAGGAAACCACTCTTGCTCCTGATGATGAGATCTCCCGTAACATTATTGGTCTTGCACGTACAAGGCCAGATATTTTTGGAACCACCGAGGAAGAGGTTTCTAATGCCGTCAAGGCAGAAATTGAAAAGAAAAAGGATGAGCAGCCAAAGCAGGTTATTTGGGATGGTCATTCTGGGAGCATCGGTTGGACAGCCACTCAGGCAATGTctgtcggtggagaagaacagggtGATGCCTCAAATGCTCCTGGTCCAGCTCCACTTCCCCGGCCTGGCATGCTGTTGCCCCGGCCTCCCCAACCACTTTCCTTGGTCAATGTTCCCCGATTTACACCCAATCCAATGCCTTATCATGTCCAACCCCCCCATCATATGCAAGTAGTTCCACCACATATGATGTCCAACATGCACCAACCTCTGCCACCAGGTCAACAACACATGATTAGGATGTCAGGTCCTATGGGTCATATGCCAAGTAATATCCCTCCACCGCCTCCAGGCCATAATACTCAGTTCATGCCTGGTCCACCACGGTTCGCTATGCCCCCTCCCCCGCACATGCAGAACATGCCAACCATGGTCAACCCCATCGGAATTCCCCAGCCTCCACCACCTTTGCCTCCACAACCACCTGCGGAGGAGCAGCCACCTCTACCTGAGGAACCAGAACCTAAGAGGCAGAGAACAGATGATGCATCTCTGATCCCAGCTGAGCAGTTCCTTGCCCAGCATCCG GGCCCTGCTCGCATCTCAGTTTCTGTGCCCAACCTTGATGAAGGAAACTTGCGAGGCCAAGTTTTGGAGATCTCTGTCCAATCACTCTCTGACACAGTCGGCAGTCTTAAGGAGCAGATTGCTGGAGAGCTGCAGCTTCCTGCTAATAAGCAGAAGCTGAGTGTGAGGACTAGTTTCCTCAAGGACAATCTTTCTCTTGCTTATTACAATGTTGGCCCTGGGGTGGCCATCAATCTAGCTCTGAGGGAGCGTGGTGGGAGAAAGAAATGA